In a genomic window of Piliocolobus tephrosceles isolate RC106 chromosome 1, ASM277652v3, whole genome shotgun sequence:
- the S100A14 gene encoding protein S100-A14: MGQCRSANAEDAQEFSDVERAIETLIKNFHQYSVEGGKETLTPSELRDLVTQQLPHLMPSNCGLEEKIANLGSCNDSKLEFGSFWELIGEAAKSVKLERPVRGR, from the exons ATGGGACAGTGCCGGTCAGCCAACGCAGAG GATGCTCAGGAATTCAGTGATGTGGAGAGGGCCATTGAGACTCTCATCAAGAACTTCCACCAGTACTCcgtggagggtgggaaggagaCACTGACCCCCTCTGAGCTACGGGACCTGGTCACCCAGCAGCTGCCCCACCTCATGCCG AGCAACTGTGGCCTGGAAGAGAAAATTGCCAACCTGGGCAGCTGCAATGACTCTAAACTGGAGTTCGGGAGTTTCTGGGAGCTGATTGGAGAAGCGGCCAAGAGTGTGAAGCTGGAGAGGCCTGTCCGGGGGCGCTGA